The proteins below come from a single Oncorhynchus keta strain PuntledgeMale-10-30-2019 chromosome 32, Oket_V2, whole genome shotgun sequence genomic window:
- the ubfd1 gene encoding ubiquitin domain-containing protein UBFD1 isoform X2 — METEATLKEPQPLCENIGEGNAEVSETVSRTDNAGESSSTQDPTVSNGDDSDEGKEMVDLKIIWNKNKYDLKIPLDGTGAKLKERIHSLTGLPPAMQKVMYKGLLPEDKTLREIKVTNGAKIMVVGSTINDVLAVNTPKEVIQQEVKAEENKKEPLCRQKQHRKVLDKGKPEDIMPSVKGTKERLPTVPLAGMYNKSGGKVRLTFKLEQDQLWIGTKERTEKIPMGSIKHVVTEPIEDHEDYHMMAFQLGPTEASQYWVYWVPIQFVDAIKDTVLGKWQYF; from the exons ATGGAAACTGAAGCCACGTTGAAAGAGCCACAACCACTGTGTGAAAATATTGGCGAAGGAAATGCTGAAGTATCAGAAACTGTGTCTCGGACAGATAATGCCGGGGAAAGCTCTTCAACTCAGGACCCCACTGTTAGCAATGGAGATGACAGtgatgaaggaaaggagatggTAGATCTAAAGATTATTTGGAACAAGAATAAGTATGATCTCAAGATTCCTTTAGATGGCACTGGAGCCAAACTGAAAGAGCGAATCCATTCACTCACTG GTCTTCCACCTGCTATGCAGAAAGTGATGTACAAGGGACTGCTACCAGAAGATAAGACACTACGTGAAATTAAAGTTACAAATGGTGCAAAAATAATGGTGGTTGGATCTACAATAAATGATGTACTAGCTGTAAATACTCCAAAAGAGGTTATTCAGCAGGAAGTTAAAGCTGAAGAAAACAAAAAGGAACCTTTGTGTCGGCAAAAA CAACACAGAAAGGTGTTGGACAAAGGCAAACCAGAGGACATAATGCCATCTGTTAAAGGAACAAAG GAACGCTTACCAACAGTGCCTTTAGCCGGAATGTACAACAAATCTGGTGGAAAAGTTCGTCTCACCTTCAAACTGGAACAAGATCAACTGTGGATTGGAACTAAGG agaggacagagaaaatcCCAATGGGCTCCATCAAACATGTGGTGACTGAACCCATTGAAGACCATGAGGATTATCACATGATG GCGTTTCAGTTGGGTCCAACAGAAGCCTCTCAGTATTGGGTCTACTGGGTGCCAATTCAGTTTGTTGATGCAATCAAAGACACAGTCCTTGGAAAGTGGCAGTATTTCTAA
- the LOC118365316 gene encoding UNC93-like protein MFSD11: MADLRIYNVVILGLGFLFIFTAFTTCGNIEQTIVKSLDNDTFTGSGYHSLGIIYGIFSFSNLLAPTVVAIIGPQFTMFFSGILYSGYVAVFITPSTWSFYFTSVLIGIGAAMLWTAQGHFLVENSDASTINRNTGMFWALLQCSMLFGNLYIYFDWNGKMEISDRSRKTIFIGLLVTSVLGTLSFLALRKTLPPEEEMLNEEEGQPLLSSRMMYKQRANSAVQDAKSEFKTILQLLKTKTILLLSCCMAYSGLELSFYSGVYGTCIGATTEFGAAAKGLIGISGIVLGIGEIVGGGVFGLVCKNNRFRRTSVVFLGMVVHFVAFYLIYLNIPDDAPVVLKTSTLNKPYLTPSISIALLCSFLLGLGDSCFNTQLYSILGHVYAEQSAPAFAIFKFIQSIFAAVAFFYSGYLLLTWQLLIMVTLGFTGTLCFFMVERIQNFSVDLQQEH; encoded by the exons ATGGCAGACCTCAGGATTTACAACGTTGTCATTCTGGGACTAGGATTTCTGTTCATTTTCACTGCTTTCACCACCTGTGGAAACATTGAA CAAACCATAGTTAAAAGCCTGGACAATGATACCTTCACTGGAAGTGGTTATCACAG CCTTGGAATCATCTATGGAATTTTTTCATTTTCAAATTTGTTAGCTCCAACTGTTGTTGCAATAATTGGACCACAGTTTACAATGTTTTTCAGTGGAATTCTTTACAG TGGTTACGTAGCTGTATTCATCACCCCATCAACATGGTCCTTTTACTTCACCTCAGTACTAATCGGCATAGGAGCAGCCA TGCTTTGGACAGCTCAAGGACACTTCCTTGTGGAGAACTCCGATGCTTCCACCATCAATAGGAACACAGGGATGTTTTGGGCCCTTTTACAGTGCAG CATGTTATTTGGCAATctgtacatttattttgattgGAATGGAAAGATGGAAATATCAG ATAGGAGCAGAAAGACTATCTTTATTGGTCTGCTGGTTACCTCAGTGCTGGGAACACTCAGCTTCCTGGCTCTGAGAAAGACTCTTCCACCAGAGGAGGAGATGCTCAATGAGGAGGAAGGCCAGCCTTTGCTCTCATCTCGCATGAT GTATAAGCAAAGAGCCAACTCTGCAGTACAAGATGCAAAGTCAGAATTCA AGACAATCCTACAACTGCTCAAAACCAAAACCATATTGCTTCTGAGCTGTTGCATGGCATACAGTG GTCTGGAGCTATCTTTCTACAGTGGTGTGTATGGGACATGTATCGGGGCAACAACAGAGTTTGGAGCGGCAGCTAAAGGCTTGATTGGGATCTCCGGAATCGTGTTGGGGATTGGAGAGATAGTTG GTGGAGGAGTCTTTGGACTAGTATGTAAGAATAACCGCTTCAGACGGACATCTGTGGTCTTCCTGGGGATGGTCGTCCATTTTGTCGCCTTCTACTTGATCTACCTCAACATCCCAGATGATGCTCCTGTGGTTTTAAAAACTAGCACACTGAACAAGCCATATCTGACACCAAG TATCTCTATCGCATTGCTCTGTAGTTTCCTGCTTGGACTCGGTGACAGTTGTTTCAACACTCAACTGTACAGCATCTTGGGGCATGTTTATGCTGAGCAAAGCGCGCCTGCTTTTGCCATCTTCAAATTCATCCAG TCCATTTTTGCAGCAGTTGCCTTCTTCTACAGTGGCTACTTGCTGTTGACATGGCAACTGCTCATTATGGTCACCCTGGGTTTCACTGGAACACTCTGCTTCTTCATGGTGGAAAGAATACAGAACTTCTCTGTAGACCTACAACAAGAGCATTAG
- the ubfd1 gene encoding ubiquitin domain-containing protein UBFD1 isoform X1, giving the protein MATQDGNEEVVMETEATLKEPQPLCENIGEGNAEVSETVSRTDNAGESSSTQDPTVSNGDDSDEGKEMVDLKIIWNKNKYDLKIPLDGTGAKLKERIHSLTGLPPAMQKVMYKGLLPEDKTLREIKVTNGAKIMVVGSTINDVLAVNTPKEVIQQEVKAEENKKEPLCRQKQHRKVLDKGKPEDIMPSVKGTKERLPTVPLAGMYNKSGGKVRLTFKLEQDQLWIGTKERTEKIPMGSIKHVVTEPIEDHEDYHMMAFQLGPTEASQYWVYWVPIQFVDAIKDTVLGKWQYF; this is encoded by the exons ATGGCGACCCAGGATG GAAATGAAGAAGTCGTAATGGAAACTGAAGCCACGTTGAAAGAGCCACAACCACTGTGTGAAAATATTGGCGAAGGAAATGCTGAAGTATCAGAAACTGTGTCTCGGACAGATAATGCCGGGGAAAGCTCTTCAACTCAGGACCCCACTGTTAGCAATGGAGATGACAGtgatgaaggaaaggagatggTAGATCTAAAGATTATTTGGAACAAGAATAAGTATGATCTCAAGATTCCTTTAGATGGCACTGGAGCCAAACTGAAAGAGCGAATCCATTCACTCACTG GTCTTCCACCTGCTATGCAGAAAGTGATGTACAAGGGACTGCTACCAGAAGATAAGACACTACGTGAAATTAAAGTTACAAATGGTGCAAAAATAATGGTGGTTGGATCTACAATAAATGATGTACTAGCTGTAAATACTCCAAAAGAGGTTATTCAGCAGGAAGTTAAAGCTGAAGAAAACAAAAAGGAACCTTTGTGTCGGCAAAAA CAACACAGAAAGGTGTTGGACAAAGGCAAACCAGAGGACATAATGCCATCTGTTAAAGGAACAAAG GAACGCTTACCAACAGTGCCTTTAGCCGGAATGTACAACAAATCTGGTGGAAAAGTTCGTCTCACCTTCAAACTGGAACAAGATCAACTGTGGATTGGAACTAAGG agaggacagagaaaatcCCAATGGGCTCCATCAAACATGTGGTGACTGAACCCATTGAAGACCATGAGGATTATCACATGATG GCGTTTCAGTTGGGTCCAACAGAAGCCTCTCAGTATTGGGTCTACTGGGTGCCAATTCAGTTTGTTGATGCAATCAAAGACACAGTCCTTGGAAAGTGGCAGTATTTCTAA